Proteins co-encoded in one Streptomyces sp. JH34 genomic window:
- the ilvD gene encoding dihydroxy-acid dehydratase, translating into MPQLRSRTVTHGRNMAGARALMRASGVAGEDIGKPIIAVANSFTEFVPGHTHLAPVGRIVSDAIKAAGAVPREFNTIAVDDGIAMGHNGMLYSLPSRDLIADSVEYMVEAHCADALICISNCDKITPGMLMAAMRLNIPTVFVSGGPMEAGKATLVDGTVRKLDLVNAISDAVDESISDEDILRIEENACPTCGSCSGMFTANSMNCLTEVLGLSLPGNGSVLATHTARRALYENAGRTVVEITKRYYEQDDETVLPRAIGTRAAFDNAMALDIAMGGSTNTILHLLAAAEEAELDYDLDDINEVSRRVPCLSKVAPNVAPGGTYYMEDVHRAGGIPALLGELHRGGLLNEDVHSVHSDTLAEWLKEWDVRGGSASPEAVELWHAAPGCVRSATAFSQSERWDTLDLDAAGGCIRDLEHAYSKDGGLAVLKGNLAVDGCVVKTAGVDESIWTFEGPAVVCESQDDAVDKILRKEIKDGDVVVIRYEGPKGGPGMQEMLYPTSFLKGRGLGKTCALVTDGRFSGGTSGLSIGHASPEAASGGTIALVEDGDRIRIDIPNRSIELLVADEDLAARREALNGVYAPKNRDRKVSAALRAYAAMATSADRGAVRDVSKLG; encoded by the coding sequence ATGCCCCAGCTGAGGTCCCGCACTGTCACCCACGGCCGCAACATGGCGGGCGCCCGCGCCCTTATGCGGGCGTCCGGCGTAGCCGGCGAGGACATCGGCAAGCCGATCATCGCGGTGGCCAACTCCTTCACCGAGTTCGTGCCGGGCCACACCCACCTCGCCCCCGTCGGCCGGATCGTCTCCGACGCGATCAAGGCGGCGGGCGCGGTGCCCCGCGAGTTCAACACCATCGCGGTGGACGACGGCATCGCCATGGGGCACAACGGCATGCTCTACAGCCTCCCGTCGCGCGATCTCATCGCGGACAGCGTCGAGTACATGGTCGAGGCCCACTGCGCCGACGCCCTGATCTGCATCTCCAACTGCGACAAGATCACCCCCGGCATGCTGATGGCCGCGATGCGCCTCAACATCCCCACGGTCTTCGTGTCCGGCGGCCCGATGGAGGCCGGCAAGGCCACCCTCGTCGACGGTACGGTCCGCAAGCTCGACCTGGTGAACGCGATCAGCGACGCGGTCGACGAGAGCATCTCCGACGAGGACATCCTCCGCATCGAGGAGAACGCCTGCCCCACCTGCGGCAGCTGTTCGGGCATGTTCACGGCCAACTCGATGAACTGTCTGACCGAGGTCCTCGGCCTCTCCCTCCCCGGCAACGGCTCCGTCCTCGCCACGCACACCGCCCGCAGGGCGCTGTACGAGAACGCGGGCCGCACGGTCGTCGAGATCACCAAGCGCTACTACGAGCAGGACGACGAGACCGTCCTGCCGCGCGCCATCGGCACCCGGGCCGCGTTCGACAACGCCATGGCGCTGGACATCGCCATGGGCGGCTCGACCAACACGATCCTCCACCTGCTGGCGGCGGCCGAGGAGGCCGAGCTCGACTACGACCTCGACGACATCAACGAGGTCTCGCGCCGCGTCCCGTGCCTGTCGAAGGTCGCCCCCAACGTGGCCCCCGGCGGCACGTACTACATGGAGGACGTCCACCGCGCGGGCGGCATCCCCGCCCTGCTCGGTGAGCTGCACCGCGGCGGGCTGCTCAACGAGGACGTGCACTCGGTCCACTCCGACACGCTCGCCGAGTGGCTGAAGGAGTGGGACGTCCGCGGCGGCTCCGCGTCCCCCGAGGCCGTGGAACTCTGGCACGCCGCCCCGGGCTGCGTCCGCAGCGCGACCGCCTTCTCACAGTCCGAGCGCTGGGACACCCTGGACCTGGACGCCGCGGGCGGCTGCATCCGCGACCTGGAGCACGCGTACTCCAAGGACGGCGGTCTCGCGGTCCTCAAGGGCAACCTCGCCGTGGACGGCTGTGTCGTGAAGACGGCGGGCGTCGACGAGTCGATCTGGACCTTCGAGGGCCCGGCCGTCGTCTGCGAGTCGCAGGACGACGCGGTCGACAAGATCCTCCGCAAGGAGATCAAGGACGGCGACGTCGTCGTCATCCGCTACGAGGGACCCAAGGGCGGCCCCGGCATGCAGGAGATGCTCTACCCCACCTCCTTCCTGAAGGGCCGCGGCCTCGGCAAGACCTGCGCCCTGGTGACCGACGGCCGGTTCTCCGGCGGCACGTCCGGCCTCTCCATCGGGCACGCCTCGCCCGAGGCGGCGTCCGGCGGCACGATCGCGCTGGTGGAGGACGGCGACCGGATCCGGATCGACATCCCGAACCGTTCGATCGAGCTGCTCGTCGCCGACGAGGACCTCGCCGCCCGCCGCGAGGCGCTGAACGGCGTGTACGCGCCGAAGAACCGCGACCGCAAGGTCTCCGCCGCCCTGCGCGCCTACGCCGCGATGGCCACGAGCGCCGACCGCGGCGCCGTCCGCGACGTCTCGAAGCTCGGCTGA
- a CDS encoding Ppx/GppA phosphatase family protein produces MRLGVLDVGSNTVHLLVVDAHPGARPQPAHSHKAELRLAELLDPEGAIGPEGVDRLVTTVGDALQAAEDKGCEDVLAFATSAVREAGNADEVLARVRDETGVTLAVLSGEEEARLTFLAARRWFGWSAGKLLVLDIGGGSLEVGYGMDEEPDAAVSLPFGAGRLTAAWLPGDPPDPTDVRALRRHVRAGIARTVGEFTRLGPPDHVVGTSKTFRQLARITGAARSAEGLYVQRVLTRKALEEWVPKLSAMTVAQRGGLPGVTEGRAAQLLAGALVAEGAMDLFGVEELEICPWALREGVILRRLDHLPAQQAAVLA; encoded by the coding sequence ATGAGACTCGGAGTCCTCGACGTGGGGTCGAACACGGTGCATCTGCTGGTCGTCGACGCGCACCCCGGCGCCCGCCCGCAGCCCGCCCACTCGCACAAGGCGGAATTGCGGCTCGCCGAACTCCTCGATCCGGAGGGCGCGATCGGCCCCGAGGGCGTGGACCGGCTCGTCACCACGGTCGGTGACGCCCTCCAGGCGGCCGAGGACAAGGGCTGCGAGGACGTGCTGGCGTTCGCCACCTCCGCGGTCCGCGAGGCGGGCAACGCGGACGAGGTGCTGGCCCGGGTGCGCGACGAGACCGGTGTCACCCTCGCCGTCCTCAGCGGCGAGGAGGAGGCGCGGCTGACCTTCCTGGCCGCCCGCCGCTGGTTCGGCTGGTCCGCGGGGAAGCTGCTGGTCCTGGACATCGGCGGCGGTTCACTGGAGGTGGGCTACGGCATGGACGAGGAGCCCGACGCCGCGGTCTCGCTGCCGTTCGGCGCCGGCCGCCTCACCGCCGCCTGGCTCCCGGGCGATCCGCCGGACCCGACGGACGTGCGCGCGCTGCGCCGCCATGTCCGCGCGGGCATCGCCCGTACGGTCGGTGAGTTCACCCGGCTGGGGCCGCCCGACCACGTCGTCGGGACCTCCAAGACGTTCCGGCAGCTCGCCAGGATCACCGGGGCCGCCCGCTCCGCCGAGGGGCTCTACGTGCAGCGCGTCCTCACCCGCAAGGCGCTGGAGGAGTGGGTGCCGAAGCTGTCCGCGATGACCGTCGCGCAGCGGGGAGGCCTGCCGGGGGTCACCGAGGGGCGCGCCGCCCAGCTGCTGGCCGGGGCACTGGTCGCCGAGGGGGCGATGGATTTGTTCGGGGTCGAGGAGCTGGAGATCTGCCCCTGGGCGCTGCGCGAGGGAGTCATCCTGCGCCGCCTCGACCACCTGCCGGCCCAGCAGGCGGCGGTCCTGGCCTGA
- a CDS encoding TetR family transcriptional regulator, translated as MTPGADGPAPRRRGRPSRTAHAEGPDARTRILEAARAEFAERGYDKTSIRGVAKAAGVDPALVHHYFGTKDEVFAAAVEVSFEPALLLPSVLDGASEDVGERLARYFVGVWENPASRAPLLAILRSALTHDAAAKVLREFVLRRLLERVAADLDVPDPAFRAELAASHMIGIAILRYVVRAEPLASADPEKIIAMVAPTLQRYLADG; from the coding sequence GTGACTCCCGGCGCCGACGGGCCGGCCCCCCGGCGCAGGGGCCGTCCCTCCCGCACGGCGCACGCGGAGGGCCCCGACGCCCGGACCCGGATCCTGGAGGCGGCCCGGGCGGAGTTCGCCGAACGCGGCTACGACAAGACGTCGATCCGCGGTGTCGCGAAGGCGGCGGGTGTGGACCCGGCCCTGGTCCACCACTACTTCGGGACGAAGGACGAGGTGTTCGCCGCGGCCGTCGAGGTCTCCTTCGAGCCCGCGCTCCTCCTCCCCTCGGTCCTGGACGGCGCGTCGGAGGACGTCGGGGAGCGGCTGGCCCGGTACTTCGTCGGTGTCTGGGAGAACCCGGCGTCCCGGGCGCCGCTGCTGGCCATCCTCCGTTCCGCGCTCACGCACGACGCGGCGGCGAAGGTGCTGCGCGAATTCGTGCTGCGCCGGCTGCTGGAGCGCGTCGCGGCGGACCTCGACGTGCCGGATCCGGCCTTCCGCGCGGAACTCGCGGCCTCACACATGATCGGCATCGCGATCCTGCGGTACGTCGTCCGGGCGGAGCCGCTGGCGTCGGCCGACCCGGAGAAGATCATCGCCATGGTGGCCCCCACGCTCCAGCGGTATCTGGCCGACGGGTGA
- a CDS encoding PQQ-binding-like beta-propeller repeat protein, translating into MATRNVRTSDGHAADGALSRRRLLRLAGAGLGVVIAGTVTTACGPEEDGASGGAGESKPSAGGKGDGDAFTTPPAGSAPRALWQEATGVGSLGSDQVLAVVGNVVLLADDPLTARDIATGKKLWSLPGAAQPGARLIMGGDTLYLASGEYDGDLVGLDPATGKETWRSRLGGRYAQPRPIGADAERVYVIAGILEKDLSSRTNVIAAIDIRTGKALWNEKRDTGTEESGLTSAVLGERLVYTDHRENLTVRDTTTGRQLWSKKISRSNFERIAVHDGAVFVADGRHLRAFALDDGTERWALETEEFDTFNGPAVLEGVLYASDSAHALWAVDPATGKRRWHNPDLREVSVPRQFAKVGDTLYGATEFDENGGVQAYDARDGKLRWTYNDGTGAIDPWYVVSGGKRLAALHGRRLLALPAV; encoded by the coding sequence GTGGCGACTCGGAATGTGCGCACATCGGACGGGCACGCGGCGGACGGCGCCCTGTCCCGTCGGCGGCTGCTGCGGCTGGCCGGCGCGGGGCTGGGCGTCGTCATCGCCGGGACGGTGACGACGGCGTGCGGCCCCGAGGAGGACGGCGCCTCCGGAGGTGCCGGGGAGTCGAAGCCCAGTGCCGGCGGAAAGGGTGACGGGGACGCGTTCACGACTCCTCCGGCCGGGAGCGCTCCGCGCGCCCTGTGGCAGGAGGCGACAGGGGTGGGCTCCCTCGGCAGCGACCAGGTGCTCGCCGTCGTGGGGAACGTGGTGCTGCTCGCCGACGACCCCCTGACGGCACGGGACATCGCCACCGGCAAGAAGCTGTGGTCGCTGCCGGGTGCCGCCCAGCCGGGCGCGCGGCTGATCATGGGCGGGGACACGCTCTATCTCGCCAGCGGCGAGTACGACGGCGATCTCGTGGGGCTCGACCCGGCCACCGGCAAGGAGACCTGGCGGAGCCGCCTGGGCGGGCGGTACGCCCAGCCCCGGCCCATCGGCGCCGACGCCGAACGCGTGTACGTGATCGCGGGCATCCTGGAGAAGGACCTCAGCTCCCGGACCAACGTGATCGCCGCCATCGACATCCGTACCGGCAAGGCCCTCTGGAACGAGAAGCGGGACACCGGTACCGAGGAGTCCGGTCTCACGTCCGCGGTGCTCGGCGAGCGTCTCGTCTACACCGACCACCGGGAGAACCTGACCGTCCGCGACACCACGACCGGACGGCAGCTGTGGTCGAAGAAGATCAGCAGGTCCAACTTCGAGAGGATCGCCGTCCACGACGGGGCGGTCTTCGTCGCCGACGGCAGGCACCTGCGCGCGTTCGCCCTGGACGACGGTACCGAGCGCTGGGCGCTGGAGACCGAGGAGTTCGACACGTTCAACGGACCGGCCGTCCTCGAAGGGGTGCTCTACGCCTCGGACAGCGCCCACGCCCTGTGGGCCGTCGATCCCGCCACCGGCAAGCGGCGGTGGCACAACCCTGACCTTCGCGAGGTCTCGGTCCCGCGGCAGTTCGCGAAGGTGGGCGACACTCTCTACGGGGCGACGGAGTTCGACGAGAACGGCGGCGTCCAGGCCTACGACGCGCGCGACGGGAAGCTCCGCTGGACCTACAACGACGGCACGGGGGCGATCGACCCGTGGTACGTGGTCTCCGGCGGCAAGCGGCTGGCCGCGCTCCACGGCCGCCGGCTGCTGGCGCTTCCGGCGGTGTGA
- a CDS encoding sugar phosphate isomerase/epimerase translates to MAEPVVRIPDAKVALSTASVYPESTATAFEIAARLGYDGVEVMVWTDPVSQDIEALKRLSDYHQVPILAVHAPCLLITQRVWSTDPWVKLQRARAAAEKLGASTVVVHPPFRWQRNYARDFVTGIWRMADETDVRFAVENMYPWRYRDREMLAYAPAWDVSNDDYRHFTVDLSHTSTARTDSMAMVDRMGDRLAHVHLADGKGSGKDEHLVPGRGDQPCAELLERLAGAGFDGHVVIEVNTRRAMSSAEREADLAEALAFTRLHLASSARAPRP, encoded by the coding sequence GTGGCAGAACCAGTGGTGCGCATCCCGGATGCGAAGGTCGCCCTGTCCACGGCCTCGGTCTATCCGGAGTCGACGGCGACGGCCTTCGAGATCGCCGCGCGCCTCGGTTACGACGGCGTCGAGGTCATGGTGTGGACCGACCCCGTAAGCCAGGACATCGAGGCGCTGAAGCGGCTGTCGGACTACCACCAGGTGCCGATCCTGGCCGTGCACGCGCCCTGTCTGCTGATCACCCAGCGGGTCTGGTCGACGGACCCCTGGGTGAAGCTCCAGCGGGCCAGGGCGGCGGCGGAGAAGCTCGGCGCCTCGACGGTGGTCGTCCACCCGCCGTTCCGGTGGCAGCGCAACTACGCCCGTGACTTCGTCACCGGAATCTGGCGCATGGCGGACGAGACCGACGTGCGCTTCGCGGTGGAGAACATGTATCCGTGGCGCTACCGCGACCGCGAGATGCTCGCGTACGCCCCTGCCTGGGACGTCAGCAACGACGACTACCGGCACTTCACCGTGGACCTCTCGCACACGTCGACCGCGCGCACCGACAGCATGGCCATGGTGGACCGGATGGGCGACCGGCTCGCCCATGTCCACCTCGCCGACGGCAAGGGCTCCGGCAAGGACGAGCACCTGGTGCCCGGCCGGGGGGACCAGCCGTGCGCGGAACTGCTGGAGCGGCTGGCCGGGGCCGGCTTCGACGGCCACGTGGTCATCGAGGTCAACACCCGCCGCGCCATGTCGTCGGCCGAACGCGAGGCCGATCTCGCGGAGGCGCTCGCCTTCACCCGGCTCCATCTCGCGTCGTCGGCGCGGGCACCCCGGCCGTGA